In a genomic window of Pieris brassicae chromosome 7, ilPieBrab1.1, whole genome shotgun sequence:
- the LOC123711948 gene encoding protein penguin has protein sequence MQKVKRKAAENGDSLAKKKKVQLDESKPDKVQDFNIKKGKAGFKKNEKKEFGKDKGVKPNKFNPKFQKDKPAFIKGKAFDKSKPSFGQTKPGFKKDFKGKNSKDGDQKEKPKWSEMKKEKKTLRLERRKAKATVEIFEISHKAKLLSAQIQRKVVKQDFRDNSCKELHGLLKTQYKSIALTHDLSRVIQVLLKYGSEEIKKDITQEVMDIMVPMMQSKYAHHSVKRILKYGTDSIRHQVINKLYGNIVSLATHTISAPVLDFAYGEFASKKEKTYMQQEFYGDMYKNTKDDKVKTLSDTYKDSPEMKSAILQSCKANIQKILDKNLHDGELLHSVLYDYIRECSTEDRADLISTLSPLIVPLSNSMPGVNAASICVWQGTNKDKKNILKVVKEHVVPLSKHKTGYRLLIAIFDSVDDTVLVRKTIVSTIASNLKDIAKDHWGNMTVHWLVKPKDPAAFHPSFIKFLEEGFKSGTSKKDTEIRITELREAIMPELQKHMVEDPEFWLSNKSALLLALAVLSIESSQDMFEALARIICRSDWKITVNDKEVLAIEDPGIHMCLKKLALLDKSDTEYKIGQAISEFIQEETLNVWLPTNRGCFFLLKLIENNGETVANKLKKTISSHKNILKKQSSEGAKLLLQSLGNK, from the exons ATGCAAAAAGTTAAAAGAAAAGCAGCAGAAAATGGAGATTCCCTTGCAAAAAAGAAGAAGGTGCAACTTGATGAATCAAAGCCTGACAAGGTtcaagattttaatattaaaaaaggaaaggcgggctttaaaaaaaatgagaaaAAAGAGTTTGGAAAAGATAAAGGTGTAAAGCCGAATAAATTTAATCCAAAATTTCAGAAGGATAAGCCTGCTTTTATAAAAGGTAAAGCGTTTGATAAAAGCAAACCTAGTTTTGGCCAAACTAAACCTGGctttaaaaaagatttcaaAGGAAAAAATTCCAAAGATGGTGATCAAAAAGAAAAACCCAAGTGGTCTGAAatgaagaaagaaaaaaagacCCTCAGATTAGAAAGACGGAAAGCAAAGGCAACGGTTGAGATTTTTGAAATTTCACATAAAGCAAAGTTGTTGTCTGCTCAAATTCAGAG GAAAGTGGTTAAACAAGATTTTCGTGATAACTCATGTAAAGAACTTCATGGATTGTTAAAGACTCAATACAAATCAATAGCTCTCACACATGATTTGAGTCGAGTTATTCAAGTTCTACTCAAATATGGTtcagaagaaataaagaaagaTATCACTCAAGAAGTAATGGATATTATGGTACCAATGATGCAGTCCAAATATGCTCATCATTCAGTTAAGcggattttaaaatatggtaCAGATAGTATTCGTCatcaagttataaataaattatatggtAATATAGTGTCCTTAGCAACACATACAATAAGTGCACCAGTTCTTGATTTTGCCTATGGAGAATTTGCTagcaaaaaagaaaaaacttacATGCAGCAGGAATTTTATGGagatatgtataaaaat ACAAAAGATGACAAAGTTAAAACTCTCAGTGACACATACAAAGATAGCCCAGAAATGAAGTCTGCAATACTGCAATCTTGCAAAGCTAATATTCAGAAGATACTTGATAAAAATCTGCACGACGGAGA gttaTTACACTCAGTTCTTTATGACTACATAAGGGAATGCTCAACTGAAGATAGAGCTGATTTGATTTCAACACTGAGTCCTCTAATAGTACCACTTAGTAACTCAATGCCAGGTGTCAATGCCGCTAGCATTTGTGTATGGCAAGGAACAAATAAGGATAAAAAG aatatattaaaagtggTAAAAGAACATGTAGTACCACTAAGCAAACATAAAACTGGCTACAGGCTGCTCATTGCTATATTTGACTCTGTGGATGATACAGTTCTTGTGAGGAAAACTATTGTATCCACAATAGCTAGTAATCTAAAGGATATTGCCAAAGATCACTGGGGAAACATG aCTGTCCATTGGCTTGTGAAGCCCAAAGATCCAGCTGCTTTCCATCCAAGTTTTATCAAGTTTCTTGAAGAAGGATTTAAAAGTGGAACCTCCAAAAAAGATACTGAGATAAGAATAACTGAACTTCGTGAAGCTATTATGCCAGAATTGCAGAAACATATGGTTGAAGATCCTGAGTTTTGGCTTAGCAATAAATCGGCATTGCTACTTGCTCTAGCTGTGTTGTCTATTG AATCTTCTCAAGATATGTTCGAAGCACTAGCGCGTATAATCTGTCGCTCAGATTGGAAGATAACAGTGaatgataaagaagttttagcAATAGAAGACCCAGGCATACACATGTGTTTGAAGAAATTGGCTCTTTTGGATAAATCAGACACTGAATACAAAATAGGACAAGCAATAAGTGAATTCATACAAGAAGAAACG cTTAACGTCTGGCTTCCTACAAATCGGGGATGTTTCttcttattaaaacttattgaaAACAATGGCGAAACTGTTGCTAATAAGTTAAAGAAGACAATATCTTCacataagaatattttaaagaaacaatCGTCAGAAGGCGCAAAGTTACTCTTACAGTCTTTGGGTAATAAATAG
- the LOC123712584 gene encoding DNA fragmentation factor subunit beta isoform X1 — protein sequence MKRGYKVTDVKREKKIGIAAENLQELIEKSCRKLGFNASCAECRLYVAEDGTLVDDDDYLKTLPPQTLFILLLKKETMVNDFDFFYNMIRSSKKDFIDTGLAAKEFLDTNLREKFLVLQRYIEAADDNKTMLSERNQDPHWFEGLEPSEKTKEQSMSKRVKERMRGYYYKTKTALQSSELYVHSKNGHGKGLVDNFLLELRKLLESNKYNEGYFNRKCENNLRLCNKTGLFLCGGLWNNSKCKYENEHIINPYRSREERIIFQTWNLDHRIELSRSIIPAIIQALNNIYYGNINCIGCKQNINCGDINTERYYLQIFTHENLKLVHIVCHYKGKHDAPSNIYTLCQECLDQKSIKKSIQSK from the exons ATGAAAAGAGGATATAAGGTGACCGATgtaaaaagagaaaaaaaaattggtatcgCTGCTGAAAATTTACAAGAATTAATTGAGAAATCATGCAGAAAGTTGGGG TTCAATGCCAGTTGCGCAGAATGCCGTTTATATGTAGCAGAAGACGGGACGCTCGTAGATGACGACGACTACTTGAAAACTTTACCACCACAGACACTTTTTATTCTATTGCTGAAAAAAGAGACAATGGTAAAtg ACTTTGATTTCTTCTACAATATGATTAGATCTTCTaagaaagattttattgatactGGCCTTGCAGCTAAAGAGTTTCTTGATACCAATTTGCGAGAGAAGTTTTTGGTACTGCAGAGATATATTGAAGCTGCTGATGATAATAAAACCATGTTAAGTGAGAGAAATCAGGATCCACATTGGTTTGAAG gtcTTGAACCATCAGAGAAAACTAAGGAGCAATCTATGTCTAAAAGGGTTAAAGAAAGAATGAGAGGATATTACTACAAGACAAAAACTGCATTACAATCTTCAGAATTATATGTTCATTCAAAAAACGGCCATGGTAAGGGTCTTgttgataattttcttttagaaTTACGGAAATTATtggaaagtaataaatataatgaaggTTATTTCAATAGAAAgtgtgaaaataatttaagattatgtAACAAGACCGGCCTCTTTTTATGTGGTGGACTCTGGAATAATAGTAAGTGCAAATATGAAAATGAACATATCATAAACCCTTATAGAAGTCGTGAAGAACGTATAATTTTTCAGACATGGAACTTGGATCACAGAATTGAGCTATCTAGATCTATTATACCAGCAATTATTCAAGCAttgaataacatttattatggCAATATTAATTGCATAGgctgtaaacaaaatattaactgtGGTGACATAAATACAGAGCGGTATTATCTGCAGATATTTAcacatgaaaatttaaaactagtgCATATTGTATGCCACTATAAAGGTAAACATGATGCTCCATCAAATATATACACACTGTGCCAGGAGTGTCTTGATcagaaaagtattaaaaaatcaattcaGTCTAAATAA
- the LOC123712424 gene encoding dual specificity mitogen-activated protein kinase kinase 6 codes for MSGRRKPPPPGFNFKPQEQQVEVTPPRNLDKQTTITVDDKTFTVHADDLVKICDLGRGAYGIVEKMHHKPSNTTMAVKRISASFNSQSLELKRLLMDLDVSMRASACPYTVHFYGAMFREGDVWICMEVMDMSLDKFYTKVYKNNRTITENILGKIAFSVVSALHYLYLKLRVIHRDVKPSNILINRKGEVKMCDFGISGYLVDSVAKTIDAGCKPYMAPERIDPSGNPGQYDIRSDVWSLGISMIELATGKFPYNTWGTPFEQLKQVVKDDPPRLPSGQFTPEFEDVITKCLQKDYKKRPNYDALLTHPFCLEHSQKETDVASFVQEILDLPDDS; via the exons ATGTCTGGCAGAAGGAAACCTCCACCGCCAGGATTTAATTTCAAACCTCAGGAACAACAAGTTGAAGT tacaCCTCCAAGAAATCTTGATAAACAGACAACAATCACAGTGGAtgataaaacatttactgTGCATGCTGATGACCTGGTAAAAATATGTGACCTTGGTCGAGGGGCATATGGTATTGTGGAGAAGATGCACCATAAACCTAGCAATACTACAATGGCAGTAAAA AGAATTTCTGCATCATTCAACAGTCAATCGTTAGAACTAAAACGCTTGTTGATGGATTTAGATGTCTCAATGAGAGCTAGTGCATGTCCTTACACTGTCCATTTCTATGGTGCCATGTTCCGTGAAGGTGATGTTTGGATTTGCATGGAAGTTATGGACATGAGTctagataaattttatacaaaagtatACAAAAACAACAGAACAATAACAGAAAATATCCTGGGCAAAATAGCATTTTCTGTTGTTAGTGCTTTGCATTAcctctatttaaaattaagagtCATACATAGAGACGTGAAGCCATCAAATATTTTGATCAACCGAAAGGGCGAAGTCAAAATGTGTGATTTTGGAATTTCTGGGTATTTAGTCGATTCTGTTGCAAAAACTATTGACGCTGGTTGCAAACCTTATATGGCCCCCGAGAGGATTGATCCAAGTGGCAATCCAGGACAGTATGACATCCGGAGTGACGTTTGGTCACTCGGTATATCAATGATTGAATTAGCAACTGGGAAATTTCCCTATAACACCTGGGGTACTCCATTTGAACAGTTAAAGCAAGTGGTAAAAGATGACCCACCGAGGCTACCAAGTGGACAATTTACACCTGAATTTGAAGATGTGATCACAAAATGCTTACAAAAAGATTACAAGAAGAGACCAAACTATGATGCTCTTTTAACTCATCCATTCTGTCTGGAACACAGTCAAAAAGAGACAGATGTGGCTTCCTTTGTTCAAGAAATACTAGATTTACCTGATGATTCTTAG
- the LOC123712584 gene encoding DNA fragmentation factor subunit beta isoform X3 codes for MKRGYKVTDVKREKKIGIAAENLQELIEKSCRKLGFNASCAECRLYVAEDGTLVDDDDYLKTLPPQTLFILLLKKETMVNDFDFFYNMIRSSKKDFIDTGLAAKEFLDTNLREKFLVLQRYIEAADDNKTMLSERNQDPHWFEGLEPSEKTKEQSMSKRVKERMRGYYYKTKTALQSSELYVHSKNGHDRPLFMWWTLE; via the exons ATGAAAAGAGGATATAAGGTGACCGATgtaaaaagagaaaaaaaaattggtatcgCTGCTGAAAATTTACAAGAATTAATTGAGAAATCATGCAGAAAGTTGGGG TTCAATGCCAGTTGCGCAGAATGCCGTTTATATGTAGCAGAAGACGGGACGCTCGTAGATGACGACGACTACTTGAAAACTTTACCACCACAGACACTTTTTATTCTATTGCTGAAAAAAGAGACAATGGTAAAtg ACTTTGATTTCTTCTACAATATGATTAGATCTTCTaagaaagattttattgatactGGCCTTGCAGCTAAAGAGTTTCTTGATACCAATTTGCGAGAGAAGTTTTTGGTACTGCAGAGATATATTGAAGCTGCTGATGATAATAAAACCATGTTAAGTGAGAGAAATCAGGATCCACATTGGTTTGAAG gtcTTGAACCATCAGAGAAAACTAAGGAGCAATCTATGTCTAAAAGGGTTAAAGAAAGAATGAGAGGATATTACTACAAGACAAAAACTGCATTACAATCTTCAGAATTATATGTTCATTCAAAAAACGGCCATG ACCGGCCTCTTTTTATGTGGTGGACTCTGGAATAA
- the LOC123712584 gene encoding DNA fragmentation factor subunit beta isoform X2 yields MKRGYKVTDVKREKKIGIAAENLQELIEKSCRKLGFNASCAECRLYVAEDGTLVDDDDYLKTLPPQTLFILLLKKETMVNDFDFFYNMIRSSKKDFIDTGLAAKEFLDTNLREKFLVLQRYIEAADDNKTMLSERNQDPHWFEGLEPSEKTKEQSMSKRVKERMRGYYYKTKTALQSSELYVHSKNGHGKGLVDNFLLELRKLLESNKYNEGYFNRKCENNLRLCNKTGLFLCGGLWNNNMELGSQN; encoded by the exons ATGAAAAGAGGATATAAGGTGACCGATgtaaaaagagaaaaaaaaattggtatcgCTGCTGAAAATTTACAAGAATTAATTGAGAAATCATGCAGAAAGTTGGGG TTCAATGCCAGTTGCGCAGAATGCCGTTTATATGTAGCAGAAGACGGGACGCTCGTAGATGACGACGACTACTTGAAAACTTTACCACCACAGACACTTTTTATTCTATTGCTGAAAAAAGAGACAATGGTAAAtg ACTTTGATTTCTTCTACAATATGATTAGATCTTCTaagaaagattttattgatactGGCCTTGCAGCTAAAGAGTTTCTTGATACCAATTTGCGAGAGAAGTTTTTGGTACTGCAGAGATATATTGAAGCTGCTGATGATAATAAAACCATGTTAAGTGAGAGAAATCAGGATCCACATTGGTTTGAAG gtcTTGAACCATCAGAGAAAACTAAGGAGCAATCTATGTCTAAAAGGGTTAAAGAAAGAATGAGAGGATATTACTACAAGACAAAAACTGCATTACAATCTTCAGAATTATATGTTCATTCAAAAAACGGCCATGGTAAGGGTCTTgttgataattttcttttagaaTTACGGAAATTATtggaaagtaataaatataatgaaggTTATTTCAATAGAAAgtgtgaaaataatttaagattatgtAACAAGACCGGCCTCTTTTTATGTGGTGGACTCTGGAATAATA ACATGGAACTTGGATCACAGAATTGA
- the LOC123712584 gene encoding DNA fragmentation factor subunit beta isoform X5, whose amino-acid sequence MKRGYKVTDVKREKKIGIAAENLQELIEKSCRKLGFNASCAECRLYVAEDGTLVDDDDYLKTLPPQTLFILLLKKETMVNDFDFFYNMIRSSKKDFIDTGLAAKEFLDTNLREKFLVLQRYIEAADDNKTMLSERNQDPHWFEGLEPSEKTKEQSMSKRVKERMRGYYYKTKTALQSSELYVHSKNGHESVKII is encoded by the exons ATGAAAAGAGGATATAAGGTGACCGATgtaaaaagagaaaaaaaaattggtatcgCTGCTGAAAATTTACAAGAATTAATTGAGAAATCATGCAGAAAGTTGGGG TTCAATGCCAGTTGCGCAGAATGCCGTTTATATGTAGCAGAAGACGGGACGCTCGTAGATGACGACGACTACTTGAAAACTTTACCACCACAGACACTTTTTATTCTATTGCTGAAAAAAGAGACAATGGTAAAtg ACTTTGATTTCTTCTACAATATGATTAGATCTTCTaagaaagattttattgatactGGCCTTGCAGCTAAAGAGTTTCTTGATACCAATTTGCGAGAGAAGTTTTTGGTACTGCAGAGATATATTGAAGCTGCTGATGATAATAAAACCATGTTAAGTGAGAGAAATCAGGATCCACATTGGTTTGAAG gtcTTGAACCATCAGAGAAAACTAAGGAGCAATCTATGTCTAAAAGGGTTAAAGAAAGAATGAGAGGATATTACTACAAGACAAAAACTGCATTACAATCTTCAGAATTATATGTTCATTCAAAAAACGGCCATG AAAgtgtgaaaataatttaa
- the LOC123711949 gene encoding thymidylate kinase, producing the protein MIVKRGALIVIEGVDRTGKTTQAKLLVESLKKRKIQAEYRNFPNRNTEIGKVINSYLTSQTDLPDEAIHLLFSANRWEKSRDILDLLEKGTTVIVDRYCYSGVAFSAAKGLDLNWCKFPDIGLPKPDKVFFLTLPLEVMQQRNGFGNERYEVPEFQKKVIEMYGQLKDNDWDIMNANRTLEVIQEELFQSTLNVINTVEHTSIGKLWVKK; encoded by the exons ATGATTGTAAAACGTGGTGCTCTTATTGTAATTGAGGGGGTGGACAGGACAGGCAAAACTACACAAGCAAAATTGTTAG TCGAAAGTTTAAAGAAGAGAAAAATACAAGCTGAATATAGAAATTTTCCCAATAGAAATACAGAGATAGGCAAAGtaattaacagttatttaacATCACAG ACAGATCTTCCTGATGAAGCAATTCATCTGCTGTTTTCAGCAAATCGTTGGGAGAAATCACGTGATATCCTCGATTTGCTTGAGAAAGGCACAACAGTTATTGTGGACAGATATTGCTATTCAGGAGTGGCATTTTCTGCTGCCAAAG GCCTTGACTTGAATTGGTGCAAGTTTCCTGACATTGGTTTACCAAAACCTGACAAGGTATTCTTTCTCACATTACCTCTGGAAGTGATGCAGCAAAGAAATGGATTTGGCAATGaaag ATATGAAGTTCCTGAATTCCAAAAGAAAGTTATAGAAATGTATGGACAATTAAAAGATAATGATTGGGACATAATGAATGCAAACCG aACACTAGAAGTTATTCAAGAGGAGCTCTTTCAAAGTACTCTCAATGTGATTAATACAGTTGAGCATACATCTATTGGAAAACTATGGGTAAAGAAGTAA
- the LOC123712124 gene encoding DNA excision repair protein ERCC-6-like yields the protein MVDVIINKYLETQLALAKQKLITKSSKDDQISQKSKVAAGRISKKQNKNKKLQDVQQKINSIENEDEEYIALSDDEELILPNLPSTSRAKQNIRKIIDDGDTQLYNKRIAKWRKSLSDAASGNSNVLYMSADIQYILDGNKDPDANQELQNGLCVPKYIWKQLYKYQRVGVKWLWELHQSQSGGLLGDEMGLGKTVQIIAFLSALANTNRGSHEGLGPSIIVAPATVIFQWVSHFHFWSPPLRVSVLHQAGSHCGNHHKLIRNLFESHGVLLITYAGLVKYAKDLQSRKWQYIILDEGHKIRNPETQVSKFVRKFDTPHKLLITGSPMQNSLQELWSLFDFMRPGLLGTHSAFMEHFAVPITQGGYANATEMQEATALEIAKALKAIITPYMLRRTKAEVQEHIHLPEKNEQVLFCALSHEQRDLYMGYLMSGTVRSILDKDNKFGDPLRARILVGLSTLRKICNHPDIYLYDALDEAQEINEETFGHWKRSGKMSVVHSLLKIWQKQGHRSLIFTQSRAMLCILEQHLQSHQFKYLRMDGSVGVSHRQSLIKTFNENAEYLVFLATTRVGGLGINLTGADRVIIYDPDWNPATDNQAKERAWRIGQERDVTVYRLLSAGTIEEKIYQRQIFKNFLSNRILIDPNQKNVLTTSTLQGLFTLEDLNCDGDTETASLFKHTKITINDKTKEKDKIYLNSSKKKRDTMKKLAKEISKKIMKSSQTKIQHVEDAREIYKKKRDMLLNPPECEESPKINILDDKEVSVPFENVLSELDIINQHTKNDYEENFMKILNIAQTEEQCSKDVININHNIETTTNISKVFSKSDKTNILKRKHTESKAEIEHLVGIKKVKTKKKKKDATKKLSDDDYVLSKLFAKAGVKNALHHDVVIGLAEKEKRLQMKEEAALKAKKAIRSLKFSS from the coding sequence ATGGTTGATGTTATTATCAATAAGTATCTTGAAACACAATTAGCCCTGGccaaacaaaaactaattacAAAAAGTAGCAAAGATGATCAAATTTCACAAAAAAGTAAGGTAGCCGCAGGTCGAATATCTAAgaagcaaaataaaaataaaaaactacaaGATGTCCagcaaaaaattaattccATTGAAAATGAAGATGAAGAGTATATAGCGTTGTCTGATGACGAAGAATTAATATTACCAAATTTGCCTAGTACTTCGCGcgctaaacaaaatattagaaaaataatcgACGACGGTGATACACAGTTGTACAATAAAAGGATCGCAAAATGGAGAAAAAGTTTGAGCGATGCGGCATCAGGAAATTCCAATGTTTTGTATATGTCTGCAGACATACAGTACATACTAGATGGTAACAAAGACCCTGATGCTAATCAAGAACTTCAAAATGGCTTATGTGTCCCAAAGTATATATGGAAACAACTTTATAAGTATCAAAGAGTAGGTGTTAAGTGGCTTTGGGAACTTCATCAATCTCAATCAGGTGGTTTGTTGGGTGATGAGATGGGACTAGGTAAAACAGTTCAAATAATTGCATTTCTTTCTGCTTTAGCAAACACTAACAGAGGTTCACATGAAGGCTTAGGTCCATCTATAATAGTGGCACCGGCTACTGTAATTTTCCAATGGGTATCACATTTTCACTTTTGGAGTCCCCCTCTGAGGGTCTCTGTTCTACATCAAGCTGGTTCACATTGTGGTAATCATCATAAActtataagaaatttatttgaatctCATGGAGTACTTTTGATTACATATGCAGGATTAGTAAAATATGCAAAAGATCTTCAGTCTAGAAAATggcaatatattattttagatgaaGGCCATAAAATAAGAAATCCTGAAACTCAAGTTAGTAAATTTGTAAGAAAATTTGATACTCCTCATAAACTTCTTATTACTGGGTCACCAATGCAAAATAGTTTGCAAGAGTTATGGTCCTTGTTTGATTTTATGAGACCAGGTCTTTTGGGCACACATTCTGCTtttatggaacattttgctgtGCCAATTACCCAGGGAGGGTATGCTAATGCAACAGAAATGCAAGAAGCGACTGCTTTAGAAATAgcaaaggcccttaaggcaaTTATAACTCCATATATGCTAAGAAGGACGAAAGCTGAAGTCCAAGAACATATACATTTACCAGAGAAAAATGAACAAGTACTTTTTTGTGCTTTATCTCATGAGCAAAGGGATTTGTATATGGGTTACCTTATGAGTGGAACAGTACGATCCATTCTAGATAAAGACAACAAATTTGGTGATCCACTAAGAGCTAGAATTTTAGTAGGTTTATCAACACTAAGAAAAATTTGTAATCATcctgatatatatttatatgatgcTCTGGATGAAGCACAAGAAATAAATGAAGAGACATTTGGTCATTGGAAAAGATCTGGCAAAATGTCTGTTGTACactcattattaaaaatttggcAAAAACAAGGACACCGGTCATTAATTTTCACCCAATCAAGAGCTATGTTATGTATTTTGGAACAGCATTTACAAAGCCatcaattcaaatatttaagaatgGATGGTAGTGTTGGTGTAAGTCATAGACAAAGCttgataaaaacatttaatgaaaatgcTGAATATTTAGTGTTTTTAGCTACAACAAGAGTAGGTGGTTTAGGAATTAATTTAACGGGTGCAGACAGGGTAATAATTTATGATCCAGATTGGAACCCAGCCACAGATAACCAGGCTAAAGAACGAGCATGGAGAATCGGTCAGGAAAGAGATGTTACTGTTTATAGGCTTCTTTCTGCAGGAACAATTGAGGAAAAGATTTATCAAAGACAAATATTCAAAAACTTTCTTAGCAATAGGATTTTGATTGATCCCAACCAGAAAAATGTTCTTACAACAAGCACTTTACAAGGCTTATTCACATTAGAGGATCTTAACTGTGATGGAGATACAGAAACTGCTTCTCTTTTTAAACATaccaaaataacaataaatgataaaactaaagaaaaagataaaatatatttgaatagtTCTAAAAAGAAAAGAGACACTATGAAAAAATTAGCCAAAGAAATaagcaaaaaaattatgaaatccTCACAAACTAAAATACAGCATGTAGAAGATGCTCgggaaatttataaaaagaaaagagaTATGCTTTTAAATCCACCCGAATGTGAAGAATCACCTAAGATAAATATCCTGGATGATAAGGAGGTCAGTGTTCCATTTGAAAATGTCCTGTCTGAATTGGATATTATAAATCAACACActaaaaatgattatgaagaaaatttcatgaaaatcttaaatatagcACAAACTGAAGAACAATGTTCAAAAGatgtaataaacataaacCACAATATAGAAACAACGACAAATATAAGTAAAGTTTTTAGCAAAAgtgacaaaacaaatattcttaaaagaaaacatactGAATCTAAGGCTGAAATAGAACACTTGGTAGGTATAAAAAAGGTTaagacaaaaaagaaaaaaaaagatgcAACTAAAAAGTTAAGTGATGATGATTATGTCTTATCAAAACTTTTTGCAAAGGCAGGTGTAAAAAATGCTTTACATCATGATGTTGTCATAGGTTTAGCCGAGAAAGAAAAAAGGCTACAAATGAAAGAAGAGGCTGCTTTAAAAGCAAAGAAAGCTATTCGCTCTTTAAAGTTTTCatcataa
- the LOC123712584 gene encoding DNA fragmentation factor subunit beta isoform X4, whose protein sequence is MKRGYKVTDVKREKKIGIAAENLQELIEKSCRKLGFNASCAECRLYVAEDGTLVDDDDYLKTLPPQTLFILLLKKETMVNDFDFFYNMIRSSKKDFIDTGLAAKEFLDTNLREKFLVLQRYIEAADDNKTMLSERNQDPHWFEGLEPSEKTKEQSMSKRVKERMRGYYYKTKTALQSSELYVHSKNGHDMELGSQN, encoded by the exons ATGAAAAGAGGATATAAGGTGACCGATgtaaaaagagaaaaaaaaattggtatcgCTGCTGAAAATTTACAAGAATTAATTGAGAAATCATGCAGAAAGTTGGGG TTCAATGCCAGTTGCGCAGAATGCCGTTTATATGTAGCAGAAGACGGGACGCTCGTAGATGACGACGACTACTTGAAAACTTTACCACCACAGACACTTTTTATTCTATTGCTGAAAAAAGAGACAATGGTAAAtg ACTTTGATTTCTTCTACAATATGATTAGATCTTCTaagaaagattttattgatactGGCCTTGCAGCTAAAGAGTTTCTTGATACCAATTTGCGAGAGAAGTTTTTGGTACTGCAGAGATATATTGAAGCTGCTGATGATAATAAAACCATGTTAAGTGAGAGAAATCAGGATCCACATTGGTTTGAAG gtcTTGAACCATCAGAGAAAACTAAGGAGCAATCTATGTCTAAAAGGGTTAAAGAAAGAATGAGAGGATATTACTACAAGACAAAAACTGCATTACAATCTTCAGAATTATATGTTCATTCAAAAAACGGCCATG ACATGGAACTTGGATCACAGAATTGA